A genomic stretch from Thermodesulfobium sp. 4217-1 includes:
- a CDS encoding DHH family phosphoesterase, giving the protein MGCDLPKFRWKISQSDNNIDRSLYGFIELILNNRCLSADQLDRFLKISTDNFDSRFENDRIERALDTFKNMLISEEPIGIFGDYDADGVTSVAILCKFLSHLNKKFVFKLPTRDDGYGVNIDVLNYFKEQNINNIIVLDSGSNSRDVWLAGEKMGLNLLYLDHHEILCDLDDSINLVNPHIWDGDPLCSAGVILRFLMLSDIFEDCYEIYPTLLELAAIGTVGDSIELLGDSRIIVKLGLEQLKNTTLPGIANFLNKRMPFITIEDLMFYLVPLINSAGRVGKPDLALNFLLEMENNRSIEQCNLLESYNNKRKSLQSQFFSICINHLNENLYSPHVHFMRIDNCPKGIIGPLASRLACSYKRPFFLCSGEQLLYGSGRSPGNDVDLIGIFDQVKSEYPEIIEQFINFGGHQGAVGFTIRKDAFPEIKKSFERFRVKESIPFLNVDISFNGFAIDDNFFRALRLMTPFGFGNPKVVVCTKDVEFRNLEVQKDYSETVLYKHYNNIRWIVRNNKQILKELLSGRFDVVWEAKVKNDGIDFEFLDAKMVFLNCL; this is encoded by the coding sequence ATGGGCTGTGATCTGCCGAAATTTAGATGGAAAATATCTCAAAGCGATAATAATATAGACAGAAGTCTATACGGTTTTATTGAACTAATCCTAAATAATAGGTGTTTATCAGCTGACCAGTTAGACAGGTTTCTAAAGATTTCTACTGACAACTTCGATTCGAGATTTGAAAACGATCGCATAGAAAGAGCTCTGGATACTTTCAAAAATATGCTTATATCAGAGGAACCCATTGGAATTTTTGGCGATTATGATGCTGATGGGGTTACCTCTGTAGCAATTCTTTGTAAATTTCTCTCTCATTTAAATAAAAAGTTTGTCTTCAAGCTCCCCACAAGAGATGACGGATACGGTGTCAATATCGATGTGCTAAATTATTTTAAAGAACAGAATATTAATAATATAATTGTGCTCGATTCCGGGTCTAACTCAAGAGACGTTTGGTTAGCTGGTGAAAAAATGGGTCTAAATTTACTTTACTTAGATCATCACGAGATCCTTTGCGACTTAGACGATAGCATCAACCTGGTAAATCCACACATTTGGGACGGAGATCCGCTCTGTAGTGCTGGAGTTATATTGCGATTTTTAATGTTGTCGGATATATTTGAAGATTGCTATGAAATATATCCGACTCTATTAGAGTTGGCTGCTATTGGGACAGTCGGGGACTCTATAGAGCTATTAGGCGATAGCAGGATTATTGTAAAATTGGGATTGGAGCAACTAAAGAACACTACTCTGCCAGGGATAGCTAATTTTTTGAACAAGAGAATGCCGTTTATAACCATTGAGGACCTGATGTTCTATCTGGTTCCTTTGATTAACTCTGCAGGCAGGGTTGGAAAGCCAGACCTTGCTCTGAATTTTTTGCTGGAAATGGAGAACAATAGATCGATTGAGCAGTGCAATCTTTTGGAATCCTATAACAACAAAAGAAAATCTCTTCAAAGTCAATTTTTCTCTATTTGCATAAACCACCTAAATGAAAATCTGTATTCTCCGCATGTTCACTTTATGAGAATCGACAACTGCCCAAAGGGCATTATTGGCCCTCTTGCGTCAAGGCTCGCATGCTCTTACAAAAGGCCATTCTTTCTCTGTTCGGGCGAGCAGTTACTATATGGATCCGGGAGAAGTCCAGGAAATGATGTAGATTTAATAGGTATATTTGATCAGGTGAAGTCGGAATATCCAGAAATAATAGAACAGTTTATAAATTTTGGAGGACATCAAGGCGCAGTCGGCTTTACTATAAGAAAGGATGCGTTCCCTGAAATAAAAAAATCCTTCGAAAGATTTAGGGTGAAAGAAAGCATACCCTTTTTAAACGTTGATATATCTTTTAATGGCTTTGCTATAGATGATAACTTTTTTAGGGCTTTGAGACTAATGACTCCCTTCGGCTTTGGCAATCCAAAAGTTGTGGTCTGCACAAAGGATGTAGAGTTTAGAAATCTTGAAGTCCAAAAAGATTATTCTGAAACAGTTCTTTACAAGCACTATAATAATATAAGATGGATCGTGAGAAACAACAAACAAATTTTGAAAGAATTGTTATCTGGGAGATTTGATGTTGTTTGGGAGGCCAAAGTTAAGAATGATGGTATTGATTTTGAATTTTTAGATGCAAAAATGGTTTTTTTAAATTGTTTGTAA